Below is a genomic region from Pristis pectinata isolate sPriPec2 chromosome 37, sPriPec2.1.pri, whole genome shotgun sequence.
tcacagacacatacacgcgcgttgacacaaacacacacgaaCGCGAACACGCACAAACATACACGCGTAAACACAGAATCACACAAATTCGCACTCACACGAGTACAAGGACAGACACAAAttcatcaacacacacacacacacacacacacacacacacacacgtacggaCACCTGCAGACATACATGGAAATATATTCTCATGCATACACGCAGGCGCTCATGAATACACCGAACGACATACACACGCACATATATGCACACATACTCACGCCTAAACATGCAGACACACGGATGGATTTCTTCACATCCAGTGACACATAGAAATACATATGAGCACAGGAATACACACGCAGAGATATACACGCACAAATACACAGAGatacacacacatagatacacaaacacacagatacacacacacgaatcacacacacatacacacacacacacacacacataaacacacacacaaatacctgcatGCATAAAGACGGGTAGTGGTGCATTTACCCAGATGGAAACACGCAAATAGAAAGACACAGCCACATGCacagcactctctctctctcgtctctctttctcttacacacacaacatacacacacacacaggcacatacatacacacacacgcatacactctctctctctctctctctctcacacacacacacacacacacacacacacacacacacacacacacacacacacacacacaaagataggGTGGCACACACACTTGGTAATGGTTCTAGTCGGGCGCGTCGGGGCAGAGACCGGAGACGGAGAGGTTTGTCATCGAACTGAAGACGCAGTCCACACAACGAGATTCAGACAAGGAAACTGGGCAGAGAGGAAGGTGTTCCTGATACGGAGGAGAGAacgggagatggggtgaggggaaTTCGGGGGTGGGGAATGCAAAACATGGCATACCAGAGAGAGTGAGTGGGCGGCGATCTATCTCATCCGCCCCATCTCTTATGGGTTGTGCCCTTGCTGTTTGTACGTCTGTTCTCTTTAGATGACCCATGTCCCTATTGTTTGTTTGAGTTTTCCTATTTTTGTTACCCTATGGTTTGCTTTCAATATTTGTTTTATATAACTCCGACTCCCTCCTGTCTCTGTCTGGGTCTGCTCCTGCCTCTCTACCTGTCgttattttaaatctctccatCTAACTGACTCTATCCCCAagtccccttcccttccctctccgcCTCTCCCTTTGTCGCCTTCACCCTCTCTcgtttcttttccctctctccccttctctctctctttgctctttctctctgaaccctccctccctctctctcaatgtccCTTGTTCACTCccacctctttctccctctctcccatcttttgctctctctcctctctatcttcctccatctctccctctcccctcccctctctctctatctgtatcCACATCTGTTTGGCCCCCTCCATCCCTGACAGTGTCTTGGACTAACAATGAAAGTTCATATCTCACAACACTAGAATTTAAAGTCAGTTAACAAACTGGaatataaaaagaaatatttatttgtaaaaataaccacaaaactaccagacTGTCATAAAAACcagcttagagtcatagtcatacagcacagaaacaggcccttcggcccaactggtccatgctgaccaagatgcccatctaagctagtccaacttggcccatatccctccaaacctttcctatccatgtatctgtccaagtgtcttttaatgttgttattgtacctgcctcaaccactccctctggcagctcgttccagataccaccaccctctggatgaaaaagttgcccctcgtgttcctattaaatctctccttaaacctatgcccttcagttcttcattccccaaccctgggaaaaagactgcacgcattcaccctatctatgcccctcatgattttatacacctctatgagatcacccttcagtctcctctgttccaatgaataaaatccgaACCTGTCCAacatctctctgtaactcagtcccccgagtcctggcaacatcctcgtaaatctcctctgcactctttccagcttaatggcatttttcctatagcagggtgaccaaaactgaacacaatatgcagcctcaccaacgtggCTCATCAAGGGAGAAAAATCGATCGTTCTTATTTTGCCTGCTCCagttgtgactccagaccaaagTGGCTGTCACTCTGAAATGTCCCCTGAAAGGGCCAGCAAGCCATTCTATTCAAGGCTAATtaaggaagggcaataaatgctgcctaaccagtaATAcccaaatagaaccatagaacactacaacacagaaaacaggccattcagcccttctagtctgtgctgaaacattccgctagtcccattgacctgcacccagtccataaccctccagacctctcccatccatgtatctatccaatttattcttaaaacttaggagtgagcccgcattcaccacatcagatggcagcccgttccacgctcccaccactctctgagtgaagaagttccccctaatgttcctcctaaacctttcccctttcaccctaaagccacgtcctctcatacttatctctcctaatctaggtggatcctgaaatataaataaataaaacgaAAAGCTTGCCCCATTACATGTGTGCAGTATGAAAcagagcagaaaatattggaaataatcagctggtcaggcaggaactgtggagagagaaagagttaacatttcaatcacATACTCTTCACCAGacattttaagtttcagagaaagaGTGGATTAGTGGAGAAAACGCCCCTGCCCCCCTTTCTCTACAATCTATCAATTGATTAACATTTCccagttctttgacctgaaacaccaactcaatttgcacttccacagatgctgcccgacctgctgagtgttaccagcaggttcagtttttgtttcaggtttctggcgtctgcagtattttctttctGCTCAATTGCGAGACAGAATGTCTGGATGCCGGAAATGTCACCCGTTCCCTCGCCTGTATCATTCAAACTTCTGATAGGACGGCCATTTGGTTGGCTCGACCAGTTGTGGACCTGCCTTGGGTTTAAAGGGAGACCACCTTtgtggaggaggagtggggaaaAGATATTCATTTAGCTAATTGGGTGAAAAGGATGATgccgggggaactcagcaggccaggcagcacccgtggagaaaagcaggcggtcaacgtttcgggtcgggacacttcttcaggactgaagataggaaaaggggaagccagatatataggagggaaaagcagagcagtgataggtggacaaaagaggggaggcggggtgggcacagggtagggataggtagatgcaggtaagagatagttttctccacggatgctgcctgacctgctgagttcctccagcatcatcgtgtttttcatctagattccagtatctgcagtttctctctAGTATAGCTGGGTACTTGATGGTaagcatggaaatggtgggcagaagggcctctttctgtgccgtatgacgcTATATTTAACAAACACCTTCACTCACCAGGGCGGTGAGAAAGGTATTGTTCCTTTCTCACAGCCTCGGTGACTCAGggtcgatcccgacctccggtgctgtgtgtgtgtgtgtgtgtgtgtgtgtgtgtgtgtgtgtgtgtgtgtgtgtgtgtgtgtgtgtgtgtgtgtgtggagtttgcaccttctccttgtgaccccgtgggtttcccccgggtgctccggttccttcccacatcccaatgacatgaagtttgtgcggttaattggccgctgtaaattgtagGTGGGTGCCGGGAAAATTAGCGTGGAGTGAGGGAGAATGGGTTTCAGTGAAACAAGTGGGGGGATGAGATCAATGGTCTTCTTTTGAGAGCCAGCGTGAAGTAGATAGACCAAATGGCCCCTTTACATTCCATAAGGAAATACAAAAGAATATATAAAACATAAATACAATCAGTATGTTACAATTATTCGCCTGAAGCTGTTTCTTTAAAAAAGCAGATCTTAAAGAGGCAAAATAATACTGGGCgttgacacaagaggctgcagacgctggaatttggagcaacaaacaatctgctgcaagaactcagcgggtcgagcagcatctgtgggaggaaaggaattgttgatgttttgggtcctgaggcagggtttcgacccaaaatgttgacaattcctttccctcccaacagatgctgctcgacccactgagttcctccagcagattgtttgttaatacTGGGAGtttaatggttggcatagatgtaaTAGGCTGACAAGGCACAGAGTAACACTCTAATCATAGTAAAACATATATATATTCATTACGTAAAATTTTAACGTGTTACATCATAAAGTATTATAACATGAAAATATCTTGAAACTCTCTCTTTACAGGTAAAATCAGCCTCGTATATTAATGATAGATTATTACCAAGGTTaatgaccataagaccataagatataggagcaaaattaggccattcagcccatcatgacattcaatcatggctggtgtgtttttcaactccattctccctccttctccccgtaacccttcacccccttaccaatcaagcacctgtcaatctctgccttaaatacacccaatgacgtggcctccgcagctctctgtggcaacgaattccacggattcaccgccctgtggctgaagaaattcctcctcatctcagttctaaagggacgttcctttattctgaggctgtgcccttggatcctgtactctcctactgatggaaagatcctctccaagtccacacTATCCAGGCTTTATAGCAATCCatcggtttcaatgagattctccccctccatccttctgagtacagacccagagacatcaaatgcaccTCATACGTCAAACCtgtcatccctgggatcattcttgtgaacctcctctggaccctctccagggccagcacatccttccttagatatagcgcccaaaattgctcacaatattccaaatgcggtctgaccaacgcttTATGCAATAGTACCtctttgcatttatattctagttctctcgaaatgaacgctaacattgcacttgccttctttAATGATTGGTACACGTCTCATCTCTTCTTCCTGTGTTTATCTTTTGTCTGTAGTTCCCTCTTTCCCCAGCCCCCAGTCAAGATGATTTGGCCGGCTCGCTCGCCTACTCTCCTGATCTTTACCCTCGCTCTACTATGTCCGAATTCCGTCGGGGGCGCGCCCCTCACACTGGACGGGCACGAGGAACAGTCCCGCCAGGTCAAAGCCAAGGAGAGCGGCCAGATCGCTCACTCCCAACAAGACCCAAACATGTCCACAGAAGACACAAGAGCGCCCCAGGGTCAGATGGAGACCGCGAAAACTTACCAGGTTAGGTCGGTGGCCGCTTCGCACCCGGGCGCCCCGCGGGACCCGGGTTACGACGAGGACCTCTTCAAAGATATGGACGCAAAGGCGTTGGCCACCATTCTTCTACAAGCGTTGAAGGTGGATGGGGAGAAGACGGAACCCGAGGAGTCCAAGCGTCGGAGCGGCGCTGGTCTTTTCTCGGTCTACCAGGGCTCCCCCGAGGAGGACAGGGAAGACACTGACGAGAACGTGAAGAGTAGAACTCGGGTGGCCAAGACCCAAAGGCGGGACCATTCAGAGAGCAGGGAATCGGACGAAAATAACGAAGGCACCTTGGCTCCTCGTAACCTGGGGAAGCTGGAGTCAATGCTACAGGACTTGGAGAGGTATAGCGCGGCTACAAAAAGAGAGAGGTCCAGCACAAACCAACAAACCCCGGCGCACCATGGAGCCAAGAGCGAGGAGTCCAAAGAGAATGATGTCTTGAGAGAACTGGATGCGTTTGAAGAGCTGGTTGAGCGGAAGCAGGGGTACTCTGACTATGAAGAGAGCGCAGAAGACGGGAAGGGGAGGACAAGGTACCGAGGTGAAGACTTAGGCGGTCAAGAGGTGGGCAGGAAGAATTTGGAAGAAGACCAGGCCAACGATATGGCATCGGAGTTGTTGTTACAGTATCTATTGAAAGGCGAAACGAGCCAAGAGGAGGAACCCCACCAGGAGGAAGAGGCGAAGAAGAGCGGCGCGGAGTCCGGGCAAGAAGTAGACAGCGCGTCCGAGGAGAAGAGGTCAGATGAAGAAGATGGTGAAGACATTGACCCCCAGACCATAGACAGGCTGATTGAGATCTCCAGCAAGCTCCATCTGCCGGCCGATGACGTCATTGACATCATCAACGACGTTGAGAAGAAGAGGAAAGACTCAATGGAGAGGGCTGAGAGCCGGCACGGGGGATCCAGGAGGAAATACCGCCCCGACTTACGGGAGGACAACCTTGTGCCCCGCTACCGAGAGGACAAACTGAGACACCGGTCCAACAACGACCTCACCCTGCAAGACCTACTGAGCGCCGAGAACGCGTTGGATTACGGAGGGATGTCTCTGCCCGTCCCGAGGAGGTACCGACCCGGGCAAAACACTTACCCCAATTACATCCGCCCTCGGACATACCAACAACGCCATCGTCCCTACTATTACCAGCCAGTCTTTAGGAACGGAGACTATTATGACGATGACTCCCAGGACAAGGAAGAAGAACTGGAAAATTACATTGAGAAGATCTTGCTTAAACACCCGGAGGTTTTCCAGTAACACTGACGCCAGGAAATGAATCAGTGGTCTTttattcccctccccactcctattttttttcttgtctaAAGTACCTTTTTGTTGAGGTTTGTGCATGTCAGGTAATGTGACGACATATCCCCTGACACTCTGTGCATGGAGATCCAATTCGAAACACATGCATCCTATCAAATGTCGCGTCCTCCCCATTAAGTTTtatttgtggggggaaaaacGGGAAGAGGTAGCCGGTTGCAGAATCAAAATCTGATATTTTTGCACTAGGTAACATTGGGCAACTGGTGGCCTCAGGAGCTAGGGGTGACTTTAACGAAGCAACAGCCCCGTTAGAGTTTGGGGTGATTTATAATTGGCCCAGAGGAAGGTTGAAAAGCGGTCGAGGTGATTTGAGTGTTGGCAACTCTAGATGTCCTTGGGTAGTTAAATGGTTGGCCACAGTTTGAGGACCGACACCCAATGTGTACCGGCCAACCCTTTCCATCTTCCCTGTGTGTGActgccccccaccactccccctaaTGTAACACACCGTTCAgaagtcctgattcagggtctggacccgaaacgaccaccatccctctgcctccacagatgctgcctgacccattgagttcctccgttTTTGCTTCACTCTGAAGTGACTTGTTTGCACCGGACTACCATTGAAGCATCTGAGGTCAGTTCAAAAGGAGTTGAGGGGGTAGGCGGGGTGGGGTGAGTTGGATGTCGGGTGAGCCAAATTCTTCTGCCAGTTCCCCTCTCCCCAAAGATTTATTGGATGGAATTTAGTTATAGAAGTCACAAAGGGTTCAGCTAGCTCAGAACCTTGTACGGCCAACACTGCTAAACTGCTTTCAGTTTACCCAAGAATACCAACGAAGAGCTCCGATAAATATTGTAGGGAGCCCCAGTGGAGGTCTCTCAATTTGTCCTGGTAAACCTAGGAATGGAATGTTAGGATACAGATAGGTTTTCAATATCGCCTGATTCTATTGTCAATGGGCGAGACATATTCATGCAAGGACAGGTCCGCTTGCTTGCTCGCCCCACGATCTAGCATCAACTTTCACACCCACGGTAAATGTTGACTGACCCGTGCTGCAAAATCTGGGCtacatccttccaccacccactgtttcccctttgtaatttttttttacaaccatGGGAAAGAGCAAGGGGCGATGTGAGCCAAGCGATTCACCAACTGTACAAGAGAGACGAAGAGGTTAACACCTTCGCCCGGTGTCTGCACATGTTGTTGTCAATATGGGAAGGAGATGGTGGATTTGACAAGCAAATTCTAAGGGTTCAGGTTTACAGCGCTGGGGTGGTTAGCATGCGGAAATATGTGCCAACATTGAAGCCTTGCAGGATACACAAGAGATCCATTGACATCCTCACAGAATGGCGAACTGTGCATGCTTTCGTTTTCTCTGCAGCggaggaggcttgaggggtgaccagatagaggtatctaaaacgATGAGGGGGTAGATAGGCGAGATGGTAAAAATTCTTTCTCTCCTGGTGGGGGGTATCTAAGAGAAGATGGGCAAAGGTttcaggagagagaggtgggggtctTAGAGGGTTTTGTTCCCTACAGAGGCTGCTCGGAGGTTGCCTGaagaggcggtggaggcagagactcacacatcatttaagaagcatccagacaagtacttgaagGTGTAGCAGGacttaatgtgggtaaatggggttACTGTGGATAGGCAGCGtggacaatgtgggccgaagggcctgtttctgtgctgtacaactctatgaatgtATGAACCTCTGGGATTCTCTACcttagagggttgtggaggctagctcgCTGGATGTATGTAaagaagatatatatatatatacacacacacacggttgGGGAACCGGAACAGAAGAGGGGTTGGGGCCaggggcaggtcagccatgatagTGGGGTAGGTTTAAAGGGCCGAGTGCCCTGCTATTTTCGTGTGTTCCTTTGTCGTCTAAGCGGCCAGAACCCAGAAAAGGGCGGCTAAAGGCAGAGATGGGCTTCAATTGTGCTCCACACCCATTGCCTCATGCGGCCCACTTCCCTGATATCGTCTTGTGTAGTGAGTATCTGAAGCCACGACAAGTGGTAGGCAGATCAGTAATGCTGGGATTACATTTGCAGCTCGAAGGtgctataaaatacaaaaaatgacagagcaaagaaaattattttgatcAGTTGAATATGAGCCCAGCACATACTGTGATGAGAACATCAAAGTCAGAATTCCTTTTAATTCTCATCTTATTTGGGGATCTCATTACCATGTCCATCTTGTGAATTTTATGACTGTTTCACGCAGGGCGTAGGTTGCACTTCTGAGTTCCAATTTGCGTTGGTAAAGGGCAGAAATGGGTGGTTGGTTACCAGTGGCATCATTTGATGCGCGCCAGGAAATATTAGGCGCTTACCCAGACAGAGCCCAATCCAATTTCGCAATGTCACCGGAATTAAGGGTCGCTGATCAATCCGATTTGGAAGCTTTTGCGTTATACCTTCGATGGCAAACGCCCAATTGACTACAAGTGCAAAATATTACGGGTGCTGGGAATGGAGAGATTTTTAGGAATacccagcatctgcggaaagagagagagaggaacacggCTAGCATTCAGGGTCAAAGTCTTTCCACCTCTGTAATATCCAAGTGCGTTGTTGAGGAAGAATTCTTACATCAACGGGCATGAATCGTGCATCGATTCCTCAGTGGgatgaacccagtaagttttatttttgaaaacttgGGGACAACGTTTCGGTTCGGAGAGACCGGACCAACTCTCGCTGCAACaacgggggtgggggagggggggggggggaggaaggcgAGCAAACGAAGGAACGGAGTCGTTGGGGGGAGGATTACGCGAGTTCCATTGTAAACCTTTTTCAAGTCCGCTTTTTGAAGTGTACACGAGTCTTGTTAacctaaagaaaaaaatatagtctTTTGATGTGGCAGTACCTGATGTCTTTTTCCATTCAAAGTCAATCTTGTAAATAGCATGGCGGGGAAGGGTGGGACGAGCGGTTCAGTACTAGTTTTGTTATGAATAAAAGCTCATATTTTATTCAACGGTCCGTCTTTTTCTTGCGGTTCCGACGGAGAGGGGTGACGGCGACTGCTCCCTTGTCAGCGCGGGACGCCGGCCGCAATCGCCACGCACCGTTTCCCAAAAGCTCTGATGCAGAGACTTCAGCACAGAATTtgataaaatgcaggaaatctcTTATGACGGAATCCTTTACGTATGAATGAAGAACGGGATTTGTCACATGCCGGGAAAATGCAGACTACACACCGAGTCCGTTTTCAGAGAGAAATAGACCACATCGTGTCTGTAAATTACATGAAAAGGGGATTTTAAGCGAATGAGCGGAGAACTAGTATAAAATCATTCACCTACAGGGAACTTGACACTTTAGAATGTgctaagacaagatatctttattagtcacatgtacattgaaacacacaatgaaatacatcttttgcgtagtgttctggcggcagcccgcaagtgtcgccaataATACACtgggaatcagatttattatgccttatatgatgtgaaatttgttgttttgaggcagcagtacagcgcaaagacataaaatcactataaattacaaaactaaatagtggaAAATAAATAGATTTCAAGGAAATTAATACTGAAAAAAGGTGTGAGATGTTGAACCGATCATACGAGataacacagaacatggaatttATTGCTCATGGGGATTCAGAAATGGATAAATCGGTTACACggggaaaattggtattggtttattattgtcacttgtaccgaggtacagtgaaaagcttgtcttgcattccgatattacaggtcaattcattacacagtgcagttacattgggttagtacagagtgcattgatgtagtacaggtaaaaacaataacagtacagagtaaagtgtcacagctacagagaaactgtagtgcaataaggtgcaagatcacaaggtagatcgtgaggtcagagtccatctcattgtataagggaaccgttcaatagtcttatcacagtggggtagaagctgtccttaagtctggtggtacatgccctcaggctcctgtatcttctacccaatggaagagggtaTAAGGCACTACAAAGAACCTGCCAGAGCAACTCAGCGGGACAGAGTCCTGAGGCAAGGTTTCGatgtgaaacattgacaattcctttccctcccacagatgctgccaggcccactgagctcctccagcactttgtgtgttgctccagattccagagtctgcagtctcttgtgtgtctccatTGTAAAAATAAGAGGTGTTGCTTGTGGAATCTTTTACACACAGTAACATAGAACTCATGGAATATGTTACatgcaaaaaaatgaaaatgaaaatgaaagtatCAGTCACATAGAGGGAAGGGGACATTATAGAATCCGTAACAGGAAATTAAATAGATATTTTGGAATCTGTTACATGCAGGGAACTGGTGTTACACGCTGGTTCCATTACACACAATAAAATGGAACATTGATTTATTACATTCGGGGAAATGCACACTATAAAATCTGTTACATGCAAGAAGATCATGGTATCAGTCACAAGGGGGAAATGGACGTAGTCCTTGTTACCTTGATGGACAATATAAACACACAGGGATATTAAAAATATCAATTATGTGATATATACAATGCAAAAAATgttgaataaaaacaaagtcatggagtcatagagcaatacagcacagatacaggccctttggcccaaccagtccatgctgaccatgtcgtccacctatctagtcccaatttcctgcatttggcccatatccctccaagccccgcccctccatgtacctatccaagtgcttcttaaatgatcctgttgtatatgcctcacccacctcctctggcagctcattccatgtactcaccaccctctgcgtgaaaaagttgccccttgggttccttttaaatctttcccctctcgccctaaacctcctccccctagttttggattcccctacccagaatctcagaatcagaatcaggaccagatttattatcactgccttatatgacataaaatttgttgttttgaggcaacagtactgtgcaagacataaagatcacCATGTTAccagtagatagatagatagatagatagatagatagatagatagatagatagatagatagatagatagatagatagatagatagatagatagatagatagatagatagatagtgcaaaagaggaataatggggtagagttcatgggttcatggaccgttcagaaatctgatggcggaggggaagaagctgttcctgaatcattgagtgtgggtcttcagactcctgtacctcctcactgatggtggtaatgagaaaagggcatttTCTGGATGGtaagggcccttagtgatggatatcgccttcttaaggcaccgcatcttgaagatgtcctcgatggtggggagggttgtgcccgtgatggagctggctgagtctataaccctctgcagcctcttgcaatcctgtgcattggagcctccataccaggcggtgatgcaaccagtcagaatgttctccaccgtacttctgtagaaatttgcaagagcatttgccgacataccgaatctcctcaaactcctaatgaagtagagccactggtgtgccttcatcgtgattgcatcaatgtgttgggcccaggatagatcctctgggatgttgacacccaggaatttgaagctgctcacccttcccactgctGCCCCTTCAAAtaagattggtgtgtgttctcccgacttccccttcc
It encodes:
- the LOC127586633 gene encoding neurosecretory protein VGF-like, whose translation is MIWPARSPTLLIFTLALLCPNSVGGAPLTLDGHEEQSRQVKAKESGQIAHSQQDPNMSTEDTRAPQGQMETAKTYQVRSVAASHPGAPRDPGYDEDLFKDMDAKALATILLQALKVDGEKTEPEESKRRSGAGLFSVYQGSPEEDREDTDENVKSRTRVAKTQRRDHSESRESDENNEGTLAPRNLGKLESMLQDLERYSAATKRERSSTNQQTPAHHGAKSEESKENDVLRELDAFEELVERKQGYSDYEESAEDGKGRTRYRGEDLGGQEVGRKNLEEDQANDMASELLLQYLLKGETSQEEEPHQEEEAKKSGAESGQEVDSASEEKRSDEEDGEDIDPQTIDRLIEISSKLHLPADDVIDIINDVEKKRKDSMERAESRHGGSRRKYRPDLREDNLVPRYREDKLRHRSNNDLTLQDLLSAENALDYGGMSLPVPRRYRPGQNTYPNYIRPRTYQQRHRPYYYQPVFRNGDYYDDDSQDKEEELENYIEKILLKHPEVFQ